A stretch of Flavobacterium sp. N1994 DNA encodes these proteins:
- a CDS encoding PadR family transcriptional regulator yields the protein MKNSQLYKGSLTTIVMKLLEENGRMYGYEITQKVKDITKGELKITEGALYPALHKLEAEGVLEVEVENVDNRLRKYYKLTEKGTTETVNRLAELEDFIRNMQTLVQPKLEY from the coding sequence ATGAAAAATTCACAATTATATAAGGGAAGTTTAACCACTATAGTGATGAAGCTATTGGAAGAAAACGGACGGATGTATGGCTATGAAATCACCCAGAAAGTAAAGGACATTACTAAAGGAGAATTAAAGATAACTGAGGGAGCTTTATACCCCGCTTTACACAAATTAGAAGCCGAAGGGGTTTTGGAGGTAGAAGTAGAAAACGTAGATAACCGTTTGCGGAAGTATTATAAACTAACGGAAAAAGGAACTACTGAGACCGTAAATCGATTGGCGGAGCTGGAGGATTTTATTAGAAACATGCAAACTTTAGTACAACCTAAATTAGAGTATTGA